From the Acidimicrobiales bacterium genome, the window ACCACACGAGAACTGGTAGCGCAGGCCGTCGTCGGCGTCCTCGACCTGCAGGTCGAGCAGCGCGCCGCCCGCCTCCCAGTGGCTCATGATCGCCTCGAGCTCCAGCTGGGCGTCGGTCGACGGCTCGGCGCCGAAGCCCAGCGACAGCGGCGTGCCGGCCGGCACCCGCTCCAGGCCGCGGTCGCACGGCTCGAGCGTCACGAGGTCGACCACCGTGCCCTTGCGCAGGTGCTCCACGTGGATGATCTGACAGACCACCTGCAAGCGGCCTGACGTCCAGACACCGAAGGGATCTCTCACCATGGAAGCGTCCCCACCGTCGGCCGGCGCGATACGTCAGCCGAGAAGGGTGGCGGCGAGGATGCAGATGTCGTCACGGGCGCCGTCGGGGGCGAGCTCGGCGAGCACGTGGTCGCACAGCTCCTCGGCGCTGCCGGTGAAGCCCTCGGTGGCCCGGGCCAGCAGGGCCAGGCCGTCCTCACCCGAGCGCTCGGCCGGCTCCACCAGGCCGTCGGTGTACATCAGCACGTGGCCCCCGACCGGCAGCGGCAGCGCCACCTGGTGACGCTCCTCGGGCGGCGGGCTGACGCCCAGCAGCCGCCCGTGACCCCCGTTGACCAGGTGCGACGCGCCGTCGGGGCCGATCACCACCGGCGGCGGATGCCCGGCGCTGGTGACCACCAGCTCGTGCCGCGCCGGGTCGACGGTGACGTAGACCATGGTGGCGATGTCGCCCGCACCGAGCCGCTCCACCAGCACGTCGAGGTCCTCGATCACGCCGGCGGGCTCGCGACCGCCGAGGGCGTAGGCCAGCACGGCGATGCGCAGCTGGCCCATCGTGGCCGCGGCGGCAACCCCGTGGCCGGTCACGTCGCCCACCACCAGCCCCACCCGGTCGTCGGGCAGGTCGAGCACGTCGTACCAGTCGCCGCCGGCGTGGGTGTCGGTGCCACCCGGGAGGTAGCGGACGGCCACGTCGAGCCCGGCGGGGATCGGGGCCGCGGTCGGCATCAGGTCGCGCTGCAGCATCCGGGCGATCGCCCGCTCCCGCTGCACGGCCTCGTGGGCCTCCCAGTAGCCGCGCTGGGTCATCTCGAAGGTCGACAGCGCCTCGGCGAGGAAGCCGAAGCTGGCGTCGATCGCCTTCTGCGCCGGCCCGTCCGGCGCCGTGTCGAACAGGTCGGCCACGGCCTCGCGGTGGACGTCGACCAGCTCGAGGATGGTGGCGCCGTTGGCGCAGGCGGCCCGGCCCAGCCGGTAGGCCTCGGCGAGCTGGCTCTCCTCCCCGGCCTCGACGTAGCGGGCCAGGGTGGCGCGGTACGTGGCGGCGAGGTTGGCGGGGCTGTAGGGCATGGGTGGGTCAGCTCACGTTCCGGCCGCGGTAGCGGGCGACGAGCACGAGCGCGTCGTCCTCGTAGGTGGCCTGGTCGGCCAGGATCGTCTCGGCCAGCCGGTCGACCGCGACCTCGGGCCGGATCGGGCTGGTGAGGTCGCCCCGCACGCCGTCGGTGGCGATCACGAGCGCATCGCCCGGTGCGAGCTGCAACGGGTCGCTCACGTGCAGGTTGGGCAGGAGGTAGCCCAGCACGCCGCGGCACAGGAACACGCCGTGGTTGCGGGGCCGGGCCATCTCGTCGGCCCGCAGCAGGGTGCCGTTGACGTTGCCGACCCCGAGCCAGTCCATCCGGCCCGTCTCGCCGTCGACGATCGCCAGGGTGGCGGCGACACCCCGGCTCTCGGCGAGGCGCTCGTGGGCCAGCAGCAGCAGCGCCTCGACCGGCTCCGCCCGGTTCTGCTCGATCACCCTGATCGCGAGCTCGGCCGCCTCGGCCGCCTCGGGGCCGTGGCCCAGGCCGTCGATCACGGCCAGCACGGCCCGCGTGCTGGTGGCGAGGACGGTGGCGATGTCGCCGGACAGCGCCTGGCCGACCATCGGCCGGCTGGCGACGGCCCAGTCGAGGAACGGGTTGTCGGCCATCGACGACTCGGCTACTCGTGACCCGTCACTCGCCGCACCACTTGCGCATGATCACCGTCGTACCACGTCGGGGCTTCGTGATGATGGTGAACTCGTCCATCAGGCGGCGTGCGCCGGGCAGGCCCAGGCCGAGGCCGTCGCCGGTGGTGAACCCGTCCTCCAGGGCCCGTTTGACGTCGGCGATGCCGGGCCCCTCGTCGTGGGCGGTGATGAGCAGCGAGCGCCGCCCGGTGTCGTCGACCAGCTCGAGCTGCAGCTCGCCGCGGCCGGCGTGGGTGAGCATGTTGCGGGCGATCTCGGAGATGGCCGTGGCGACCATCGTGAGGTCCGTGGCGCCGCAGCCCCCTGTGGCTGCCATCTCGCGTCCCACCTGGCGCGCCTTCACGATGTCGGCGTCGGTGGTGATCGAGATGTGGGCCACGTCGGTCGGGCGCCGGCCGTCCACGTCGCTACTCCGTGATGAGCTCGTCGAGCAGCATGAGACCTTCTTCGAGGTCGAGCGCGGTGTCGACGTCCTCGAGGGTGATCCCCAGCTGCACCATGGCGAACGCGACCTCGGGCTGGATCCCCACCAGCACCGTCCGGGCACCCCGGAGGCGGGTCATGTGGGCGATCGTGCGCAGCGTCCGGGCCGCGAACGAGTCGAGGACGTCGAGCGCGGTGGTGTCGACCACGATCCCGCGGGCCCGGTAGCGGGAGACCTGCTCCATCAGGTCGTGCTGCAGGTCCTCGGCCTCGCTGTCGGACATCGTGGCCTGGATGGTCGCGATCAGATATCCCCGTTGGCGCAGGACCGGGACGTGTGACATGTCGTTGCCTCGGGACCGGCGTTCAGCGGATCTCGCCGACGCGCTCACCCGTAGCGGTCTGCGTGA encodes:
- a CDS encoding anti-sigma regulatory factor; amino-acid sequence: MDGRRPTDVAHISITTDADIVKARQVGREMAATGGCGATDLTMVATAISEIARNMLTHAGRGELQLELVDDTGRRSLLITAHDEGPGIADVKRALEDGFTTGDGLGLGLPGARRLMDEFTIITKPRRGTTVIMRKWCGE
- a CDS encoding SpoIIE family protein phosphatase — translated: MADNPFLDWAVASRPMVGQALSGDIATVLATSTRAVLAVIDGLGHGPEAAEAAELAIRVIEQNRAEPVEALLLLAHERLAESRGVAATLAIVDGETGRMDWLGVGNVNGTLLRADEMARPRNHGVFLCRGVLGYLLPNLHVSDPLQLAPGDALVIATDGVRGDLTSPIRPEVAVDRLAETILADQATYEDDALVLVARYRGRNVS
- a CDS encoding SpoIIE family protein phosphatase — encoded protein: MPYSPANLAATYRATLARYVEAGEESQLAEAYRLGRAACANGATILELVDVHREAVADLFDTAPDGPAQKAIDASFGFLAEALSTFEMTQRGYWEAHEAVQRERAIARMLQRDLMPTAAPIPAGLDVAVRYLPGGTDTHAGGDWYDVLDLPDDRVGLVVGDVTGHGVAAAATMGQLRIAVLAYALGGREPAGVIEDLDVLVERLGAGDIATMVYVTVDPARHELVVTSAGHPPPVVIGPDGASHLVNGGHGRLLGVSPPPEERHQVALPLPVGGHVLMYTDGLVEPAERSGEDGLALLARATEGFTGSAEELCDHVLAELAPDGARDDICILAATLLG
- a CDS encoding STAS domain-containing protein, with the protein product MSHVPVLRQRGYLIATIQATMSDSEAEDLQHDLMEQVSRYRARGIVVDTTALDVLDSFAARTLRTIAHMTRLRGARTVLVGIQPEVAFAMVQLGITLEDVDTALDLEEGLMLLDELITE